One window from the genome of Carnobacterium viridans encodes:
- a CDS encoding YcxB family protein: protein MIYLFTLTDLSLLTNFYYFCIICPFNCCSTLFFCCKLLKQKKEFRSDHDLREELTVEANDLGLNLSASNGNSHRDWDRIYSVREIKHDFIVYFSKSFAFHYPRAILVLKKTFPYLKN, encoded by the coding sequence ATGATCTATTTATTTACTTTAACAGATCTTTCGTTGCTAACGAATTTTTATTATTTCTGCATTATCTGTCCTTTTAATTGCTGTTCCACTCTCTTTTTTTGCTGTAAGTTATTAAAGCAAAAAAAAGAATTTAGAAGTGACCATGATTTAAGAGAAGAACTCACGGTTGAAGCAAACGATTTAGGACTTAATTTAAGTGCTTCAAATGGGAATAGTCATCGTGACTGGGATCGTATTTACTCAGTTCGAGAAATCAAACATGATTTTATTGTTTATTTTTCTAAATCTTTTGCATTTCATTACCCAAGAGCTATTTTGGTTCTAAAAAAGACATTTCCCTATTTAAAGAATTAG